The following proteins come from a genomic window of Mustela lutreola isolate mMusLut2 chromosome 6, mMusLut2.pri, whole genome shotgun sequence:
- the LOC131834568 gene encoding U2 small nuclear ribonucleoprotein A'-like has protein sequence MRCQNYLNEVFQKCNKSEKLKQGFKLERKHTYTDPDKIYEDWSRRAVVPAAGGGRTVKLTAELIQLVAQYTNAVRDRELDLRGYKIPVIENLGAILDQFDAIDFSDNEIRKLDGFPLLRRLKTLLVNNNRICRIGEGLDQALACLTELILTNSSLVELGDLDPLASLKSLTYLSILRNPVTNKKHYRLYVIYKVPQVRVLDFQKVKLKERQEAEKMFKGKRGAQLAKDISRRSKTFNPGAGLPTDKKKGGPSPGDIEAIKNAIGNASTLAEVEGLKGLLQSGQIPGRE, from the exons ATGCGCTGTCAAAACTATCTGAACGAAGTTTTCCAGAAATGTAAT AAAtctgaaaaactgaaacaagGCTTCAAGCTGGAAAGGAAGCATACCTACACGGATCCAGACAAAATCTATGAGGACTGG AGCCGGCGGGCCGTGGTACCGGCAGCGGGAGGCGGCAGGACGGTGAAACTGACCGCAGAGTTGATCCAGCTGGTGGCTCAGTACACCAACGCCGTGCGGGACCGCGAGCTGGACCTCCGGGGGTATAAAATTCCTGTCATTGAAAATCTAGGTGCTATCTTAGACCAGTTTGATGCTATTGACTTTTCTGACAATGAAATCAGGAAACTGGATGGTTTTCCTTTGTTAAGAAGACTGAAAACATTGTTAGTAAACAACAATAGAATATGCCGTATAGGTGAGGGACTTGATCAGGCTCTAGCCTGTCTGACAGAactcattctcaccaacagtagtCTTGTGGAACTGGGTGATCTGGACCCTTTGGCATCTCTCAAATCACTGACTTACCTAAGTATTCTAAGAAATCCTGTAACAAATAAGAAGCATTACAGactatatgtaatttataaagtTCCGCAAGTCAGAGTACTGGATTTCCAGAAGGTGAAACTAAAAGAGCGTCAGGAAGCAGAGAAAATGTTCAAGGGCAAACGAGGTGCACAACTTGCAAAGGATATTTCCAGGAGAAGCAAAACTTTCAACCCAGGTGCTGGTTTGCCAACTGACAAGAAGAAAGGTGGGCCATCTCCAGGAGATATAGAAGCAATCAAGAATGCTATAGGGAATGCATCTACCCTGGCTGAAGTGGAGGGGCTGAAGGGCTTGCTGCAGTCCGGGCAAATACCTGGCAGGGAATGA